DNA from Kwoniella newhampshirensis strain CBS 13917 chromosome 14, whole genome shotgun sequence:
CGAACAACACACCTCTAGAATCTTATCCAGTCCTACTTTCCCACTTCCCCATTTCTCGACAACATCGCACCAAGCCGCACATGCGCCCGGAACCGTCGCCGCATGAATACTATCCGCCTCCAACCTCGAACCCTCGATacccatctctctcactttGGGCAACGTGAGCGCGAGAGGGGATCGACCTGACCCATTGATGGCTCGGACAGTCCGTGTCGAGGCGTCGTAGAAGAGCGCGAAGACGTCGCCTCCTATTCCAGTGTTGCATGGCTTTGTGGGGATTAGGATGATAAGGTGGAAAAAAAGCGGTGGTCGGCGCGTGGACATCCAAGGAAcagggaggaaagggtgaTATAATGGTGTCAGTAATCTTGTGAACTCAGTTGCCCAGTACCGCAAAGGTCTACGGGAACACTAGACGAAAAGTTTTCGCTtaaactcacctcgacaacATTTAGCGCCGCTGCCATCGCAACAGCAGCATCTGCTGCAtttcctccacttctcaATATCCTGATCCCGGCTTCCGAAGCCAAAGCCTGGGAAGAACAGACCACCCCTTTGGTGCCTAAAGCGCAGCGTTGTCAGTCAGAACAATCGAACTCGACAGCTCATACAATTCGGATAAGGTGAATCATACGGATTGTGGGCCATGCGAGTTGTGGGGAGGGATTGAAAGCTGcaagaagagtgagtggggCAGGTTGAGCGTACTCACTAAATACGGTCGATCGACGACCTATCGTGTTGTACGAATCGTACGCAGGTGCTGTCATCTCGACTCTCCCTGGCGTCAGGAAGATCTACAGTCACAGAAGAAGTGATCAACAACGCTACTAGATGAGATGAAATTCGAGTTTGATCTATCTTGCAATCCTGCAATCTCTACCCGGGAAAAGCTTGTTGATACCCGTCATTTGGCAGCTTCTACTTTCATCGCGTGCAGATAGGTAAGATGTTCGTTTAAATACTCAGTCTCTGCATTGTCACTCAATTGTCTAAACATGCCTAAGGCTACAATATACCAATACCGTCCGATGCGATCCTTCCCGAGACACTCTCCAATCGTTTCTCACACAGGTGCGATAGTGGTCTCCATCCTCAGAGTCTTGTCTGAAGGATTTCTGGCTGGTGGCTCCGCGTGACGACGAGCGTAGATTCGCTTACACCATTTGTACAACTCGGTCGCGGAAAGATAAACCAAGATCATTCCAAACTAACGTAACGAAAGACATTAGCTTGTAGATCAAGACAGGAGTTCTGCATGACGAAGCTGCTTCACTCACTACGATGCCCCATTCCCACTTGAGCGAACCGACGAGGAACACTTCGTTGTTGATAGTTGGGATGTATACCACGGGGAACTGTCATGCATGATTCATCAGCAAGTTGCTTGTCTTTGACACCGTGTCACTCACGGTAGCAAGACACAAAACGACCGCACACCAGAGCAAAATCTTGTTATCCCTCAGGTTGATTTGCCAGAGACCCTTGGAGAAATGCTTGCATTCCAACGCGTGAATCATGAGAATGATGACCAGCGTGGAGAAGCAAGTACCACGAGCTTGGAAGACAGGGTTACAGATCGCTGTGTCAGTCTCGTTGCAAAAAGTTCCGAGTTCACCCTGCGTTTGAGCGGTCAGCATGAGCCGAGCGTGTGCAAAACAAATGACCAGAAAGAACAGTGCGAGATAACGTACAGGAAAGTACCCCCaaaggacgatgacaaAGTTGACCAAGCTGAGAGCACCGATAAGGAAACCGTagaagatgagatccaTGTAGAACTCGAGAGTGAAGATTTGGTGGAAAGCGGTGGGAGGGAGATCCATGGCGTCGACAGCCGTCGGTTCAAGACCAAGGGCAAGAGCGGGAGGACCTGCAGACAAGGTATTACTGGGCAGACGAGAATATGTCAATTGGATCCAGAACAGCTATGAGATTGCAACTCACATCCATAAAGCCGCCACTGGGGATAACGGGAACACAGCTTGTccgttctcgtccttgAAAGCCAGACCGATcatgaggacgatgatttCGGCCAAGTTACCAGAAAGCAAATACTGCAGAATACATTGTTAGGTATAATATCGAACGGACGCCGGGATAACTCACCAAGAGAAACTTTGCCAAGTTCTTGAAGACTGATCGACCTTTCCTAATGGCTCGAATGATCGTACTGAAGTTATCGTCGCTGAGCACTATTCTAGCGGCTTGTTTTGCAACGTCTGATCCGGTTCCCataccgacaccgacatcGGCTCTCTTCAGCGCTGGCGAGTCATTGACTCCATCTCCGGTCATGACGGTGGTCTGTCCTCGACGATGGATCGCATCGACCATACGGACCTGATTAGTAGAGTCAGCTGAACGACTCTCTGCATGCATTATCCGCTTACTCACTTTTGTCTCGGGTGCACATCTGGCGACAACAAGTGGAAGTTCAGGTAAAGCGTCGATCTGGTCTTCACTGAGAGCATCGAACTGTTGGCCCGTCATGACTGCATCCTTTCCGTAAGCCCTCTCCAAGATGCCGATGTTCAGCGCGATGGCGGTGGCAGTAGCGGGATGATCACCGGTCAACATTCTTGGAGTGATCCCCGCTCGTAGACAGTCGGCCACAGCTCCCGGGGATTCTTTTCGAGGAGGGTCATAGATACCCGCAAGACCTAGGAAGGTAAATTCCGCTTCGAAAGTCTCACGAGGCATCGCCTTGACCTCATCCGCCATTTTCACCGGGAGCCGCTTACCGCAAAGAGCCAAAACACGGAGTCCTTGAGCGGCAAGGGCATCGACCTTTACCATTATGTCCTTTTTgcgttcttcatcgaggGGTTTGTCCTGTATGCTGACGCATCGTTCGAACACTCTTTCGACGGCACCCTTGAGCAGACACAGAACATGGGCGTTCTGACCATCCTCCGGAGCGTACTTGTAGGCGATAGACATTCGCTTGACAGTGGAATCGAAGGGGTGTTCAATCAGCTGTTCAAAGTGACCTCTAAGGCCCGCAACGAGAGGTCGATTGCTGTGTCCAGATCGAATGGATTCGGTTCGTCCAGCTTGAGGTCGCGAGTGAGTAAGGAAAGGTTTCCCGTGGCCGAGCTTGTGTGCGGCTACCTGGAGAGCGACTTCTGTAGGATCTCCGTTGGCATCCCAATTCCCGTCGTCGATTGGTCTTGACAGAGTCGCTTGATTGCAGAGTGATGCGCAAAGAGCCATGTCTCGAAGGTTGTTCTCAAGTTCCTCGACATGAATGACCTCCTCGTGTCCTTCGATCTCACGTTCCTCGGGATCGTTGTCGCGCGTATCGGAGCGTTTGGGGTCTCGTTTCAAGTCGAGGGTAGTCTCCGACTGAATAGTCTTTCGGTCCGCTCGGACTTCACCACGAGGGTAGAAAGGGTCACTACCGGTCTCGAAGCTGTATGCTTGTCCACGGCTGGTGTTCACCGGAGCAGACTCATTGGCTCTCCTATCGACTACAGGTACCCAGAACTTGCGGACCACCATTCGTCCCACGGTCAAAGTACCAGTCTAACATATAGCTCAGCGTGCGCATTCTGTTGGGAGCTATGGCAGACTCACCTTATCAGAGCAGACGTTCTCGACTCCCGCCAGTGCTTCAATGGCATCCATACGTCTGACCAACGCATTTCTACTTGCTAAATCGGTCGAGGCACGAGCCAAAGTCAGACTGACGACTGCGATCAAAGATGCAGGAAGGATTGAGACTGCCGCAGCGACAGCGTATGTGGCGACAGAGAGAGGGACATTCCTGAATCCGGTCGAAGCGACAACAATGACGGCGATGATGCAAGCCCATGCCAACAGAAAGTATGCGAGCTTGTTGAGTCTGAAATTAGTGAAAATCCTCTCACGAAGGAACTCACTTGATCTGAAGCGGAGTTGTCTCTGCGACACCGAGAAGGaccttcgtcttccaccaGAAAGCAGCGAAGCCTTTGTTCTTGTTGGTGGCTTTCGAGTCGAGAGCTTGGGCGATCTTTCCGATCTCAGTGCTCATGCCAGTTGACGTGATGATGACGCGAGCTCGGCCTTTGGTAACCTGTGAACCGGAGAAGACCATGCAGACGCGGTCGCTAAAGGATGTCCAGTCAGTCTCATACACAGTTCGTGATGACAGGATGACACTTACCCGACCGGAcagtcctcctcgtcgataGGCTCGAACTGTTTGGCCACAGGCAAACTTTCACCGGTGAGGAAGGCCTCATCGCATTCGAGGTTACTGCAGTAGCCGTCCAGGACCCTTCCATCGGCGGGAACAATGTCTCCATTCTTCAGCAGAACGATATCACCTGGAACGACCTCTTGGACTGCGATGATCTTGGTGGTGGGTTCACGTGATCCCTCGACGGTACGAACGACGGTCGCTTGTGGCGCACCGACTGATTCCAAGTTGGCGACAGTCTGGAGGTGCGGTCAGCAGAGCCCCGGAATCAGATAAAAAGTCTAAGAAATTACGTACTTTTTCTGCTTGCCATTCGGTGTATGCTCCAACAGATACGTTGAGGATTACCAAAGCAGCAATGACACCACCACTGATCCAGTCCATGGTACCAAACGATACCGCCATAGCGGCGACTGTGGGATCGTGTGTGAGCCAACAAGAGGCGCATCAGGAATAGGGGGATCGATCGACTTACTGAGAAT
Protein-coding regions in this window:
- a CDS encoding potassium/sodium efflux P-type ATPase, fungal-type; this translates as MPVAEKYPSTSNDSEKTIARADTGSTAASRSLPFKPHTAPSGKVLEALSGNATKGLSEPEATKRLGSYGPNRLKPPKKPSVLKIVARQVGNAMTLILIAAMAVSFGTMDWISGGVIAALVILNVSVGAYTEWQAEKTVANLESVGAPQATVVRTVEGSREPTTKIIAVQEVVPGDIVLLKNGDIVPADGRVLDGYCSNLECDEAFLTGESLPVAKQFEPIDEEDCPVGDRVCMVFSGSQVTKGRARVIITSTGMSTEIGKIAQALDSKATNKNKGFAAFWWKTKVLLGVAETTPLQIKNVPLSVATYAVAAAVSILPASLIAVVSLTLARASTDLASRNALVRRMDAIEALAGVENVCSDKTGTLTVGRMVVRKFWVPVVDRRANESAPVNTSRGQAYSFETGSDPFYPRGEVRADRKTIQSETTLDLKRDPKRSDTRDNDPEEREIEGHEEVIHVEELENNLRDMALCASLCNQATLSRPIDDGNWDANGDPTEVALQVAAHKLGHGKPFLTHSRPQAGRTESIRSGHSNRPLVAGLRGHFEQLIEHPFDSTVKRMSIAYKYAPEDGQNAHVLCLLKGAVERVFERCVSIQDKPLDEERKKDIMVKVDALAAQGLRVLALCGKRLPVKMADEVKAMPRETFEAEFTFLGLAGIYDPPRKESPGAVADCLRAGITPRMLTGDHPATATAIALNIGILERAYGKDAVMTGQQFDALSEDQIDALPELPLVVARCAPETKVRMVDAIHRRGQTTVMTGDGVNDSPALKRADVGVGMGTGSDVAKQAARIVLSDDNFSTIIRAIRKGRSVFKNLAKFLLYLLSGNLAEIIVLMIGLAFKDENGQAVFPLSPVAALWINTLSAGPPALALGLEPTAVDAMDLPPTAFHQIFTLEFYMDLIFYGFLIGALSLVNFVIVLWGYFPGELGTFCNETDTAICNPVFQARGTCFSTLVIILMIHALECKHFSKGLWQINLRDNKILLWCAVVLCLATFPVVYIPTINNEVFLVGSLKWEWGIVFGMILVYLSATELYKWCKRIYARRHAEPPARNPSDKTLRMETTIAPV